In the Sandaracinaceae bacterium genome, ATGGGCGTGTCGCGCGTGAGCTCCGCGAACCCGAAGCGCTCGGGGTTCCGCATCACGATGGCACACGCCAGAATCTTGGAGACGTAGACCGTAGTCTCGAAGGGCAGCCCGGACTCGAGCCGCGCCAGGGCCCAGAAGTCGTTGGTGTTGTATTTTCGGATGGACCGCACCATCGCGCCATAGCCCATGTTGTAGGCCGCGAGCGCCAGCTCCCATGCTCCAAGCCGCTGGTGCAGGTCGCGCAGGTAGGCCGCCGCGGCGCGGGTGGACCGAATCGGGTCGTTGCGCTGGTCCACCCAGTGCGTGCGGGTGAGCCCGTACTCCTCGCCCGTGACGGGCACGAACTGCCACATCCCGGCAGCCCCCGCGTGGCTCCGCACCGTGGGGTCGAAGCCGCTCTCGGCCATGGCCACGCAGCGCAGATCGCGCGGCAGGCCGGCGGTGGCCAGCTCCCGGTCGATCATGGCGCCGTAGCGCGTGGAGCGCTGAATCCAGCCCGACATCAGCTGACGCCCGCGTGGGTCACTCCGGAAGTACTCGAGGAAGCGCACCACGCGCTCGTCCCAACGCACCGGAAGGTCGGGCAGGGCGATGCCCCGCAGCCAGCTCAAGTCGGCCTCGCCGCGGGCGGTCTCGGGCCGGCGAGGCGGACCGTCCGACGTCAGCGCGCTCGGGATGCGGTCCAAGACGCGCGGGCTGTCACCCCCCTCGGTCCGCGCCCCCACAGGGCGAAACAGCGCGCGCTCGGCTTCGTGCAGCGCCCGCAACGAAGCGGCTTCGTCGCCCTCCACCGGCTGTCCCAGGGCGAGGGCAGGCGCGAACGTCAGCGCCGCGCCCAGCGTCACCCCATGCACGACGCGGCCCGCCCAGGGGGAGCGAACGAGCGCGCGAGCTGCCGTGAGGAGGGACACCACCCTGCATGCTAGCCGCACCCGTCCACCATGACCAGAAGGCCCTCCTGCGTCGCGCGCTAGCCCACCGAAACGGTCGTTTACGTGGCCGGCGAAGCGCGGTAGACATCCGGGGCGGGTCACCCGCAGCTCACCCCGCGGCGTGCCTGCGGGGCCAACCAGGAGTGCTCGTGCATCGTGGTGTTCGCCAGTTTCTGAAGTGGGTTGGTGCCAACCGCGCCACGCTGACGCTGAACCCTCCGGCGTCCAACGCGGAGCTCCGGGCGCTGGAGCAGACCCTGGGCGGCCCGCTCCCGTCGGACCTGCGGCTCATCCTCACGCGCTTCAACGGCGGCGAGCTGCCCGTGGGCAAGATGCTGCCAGTGGGTCTCGAGCCCGGCACCATCGGCGCAGCGGTGCGTGACTACGCGCAGGCCGTGAAGAAAGACTTCCTGGATCCGGAGCTCTTGCTGCCCTTCTGCCAGACCGCCGAGGGCAGCTTGCTGGCCTTCGACCGCAGCGCGGGGCCCGTGTCGGACACCTGGCCCATCGTGGACTACTACCCGGACACCGGCGAAGAGCGGATGATCCACCGCACCATGGACGGCTGGTGCCAGACGTGCGTGAACGAGTGGGAGAGCGGCGACTTCGGCGCGGAATTCACGTTGGACGTCTACCTGCGCAAGGGTGAGCGGCACGTGAACGTGGAGCCGGACGTGGCCACGGCGTATGCGAGCGTGGCCCATGCCCGCAAGCGCGCCGGCATGCCGGAAGAGTCCATGAAGGCGTACTTGGCTGCCGCCCGCTGCGTGCCGCCGCTGCCCTGGTGCGACTGGGAGGCCCTCAAGATCGCGGTGCTCATCGACAAGCGCGCCGAGGCCTACGAAGCGTCGTCGCGGCTGGCCGCGCGCGCACCTTCGTCCGCGTGGGAGCAGCGCGAGACCACGCCGTTGTGGGTGGCCCAAGTGGTGGCGCCGTTGGCGCGTCGCACGGGGTCGCCCTCGCGCTGGGTGCGCATGCTCTCCCAGCTGGAAGAAGCCGCCGACGACGACGAGCGCCCGGACGTGCACGCCATCCGCATGGCCATCGAGACGGGTGGGCCGTTTCCCCCGCTCGACCCGCTCCGCGAGGAGCCGCTGGTGCCGCCGCAGCCAGACCTGGACGCGTGGTTCACCGCCGTGAAGCGCAGCTATCACGCGGGCGTGGTGCGCGACGAAGACCTGCTGCTGGAGCCCAGCATGGCGCCGCTGCGCGAGCGCTATCCGCTTGGCGATTGCTTGCGGGCCCGCCGCGACTTCTAATCACGTGACCACCAACGACCACGTCCATCGTTGTCGTGGTCTTTGACGGCGACGGCGACGAGACTACCTTCAGCGTCGGACGCTCGGCAGCGTCGACTGCCCGGGAGCTTCAATCAACGCGGAACGCGCCCTGAAACAGGTCGTCGCCGTCGCCGTCGCCGTCAAGGACCACGCTCACGTGGAGGTTCGTGGCGCCTCCGACGTGATTCAGCTGGCGACGCGGTCGCGGCCGGAGTTCTTGGCGAAGTAGAGCCGGTCGTCGGCGGCCTTCACGAAGTGCAGCACGTCCCAGCCCTCGGCCAGCTGGGCCACGCCGCAGCTCAGTGTCACGCGCACGGGCTCGCGCTCGAACTCGAAGCGGTGGGCGGCCACCAGGGCGCGCAGCTCGTCGGCGATCTTGTGGGCGCCTTCGCGGTCGGTCTCGGGCAGGATGACCGCGAACTCTTCGCCGCCGTAGCGCGCCAGGATGTCGTCCGGCCGCAGGCGGGCCTTCACCAGCTGGGCGAACTCCTTGAGCACGAAGTCGCCGGCTAGGTGGCCAAACGTGTCGTTGATGCCTTTGAAGTGGTCCAAGTCCATCATGACCAGCGACAGCGGCCGCTGGTGGCGGCGCGCGCGCGGGATCTCGCGGTCCATGGCGTCCAGGAAGAAGCGCTTGTTGTTCACCCCGGTGAGCCCGTCCACGATGGTCATCTTGTAGATGGTCTCGTGGTACTGCGCCTCCATGTCGGAGCCAGAGAGGAACTTCATGATCGTGTCACCGATCTTGATCTGGTCACCGCGCCGCAGCTGGTAGTCCCGCACCAGGGCGTCGTTCACGTACGTGCCGTTGGTGGACTCGAGGTCCTGCACGTAATAGGCCCGCGAGCGCTTCTCGATGACGGCGTGCTTGCGCGACACGGCGTCGTTCTCGAGCACCACCTCGTTCTCGCTCCCGCGCCCGATGCTGACCGTCTCCGCCGTGAGGAGGTAGCGCTTGCCGAACTGCCGAGCATCCGAAGAGTAGATGATCACGAGGCAATCCTGGCCCTCCTTAACAGGGAGCTTGAGATCCTCGAGCGGAGTCACCCGTGTCTTGATGTCCGAGTCCATGAAGCGCTGCGCGTTCCCTGCGACCGTGAGAAGGCGGTCCCGCTCAGGGTAGAAGAGAGCGGGCGCGGCCGTCAACTGCTGGCGCTCGGGGGTCACCGCTCGCGGGTGGGGGTGGGCCTCCCACCCGTCCGCACGGGCGCTCCCACCAGCGTGGGCGCCTCGGGCGTGATGCGGCGCTCGCGGGCCACGGTGACCGGGTCGTAGGACACCAGGTAGTGCATGTTCTCGTAGTTGATGAGGACGTGCGCCGCGATGGGGCCCAGCAGCGAGCCCGTCAGCGCATAGAGCAGGCCGAAGACAGCCCCCATGATGGCGGCCCACAACGTCCAGGGCAGGAACGCGCGCGTGGGGCCCACGTGCACGGCGCCGAACACCAGCGAGGTGAGCAGCAGGCCGAACGCGGGCTGCATGGCCCCGCGGAAGAAGAGCTCCTCCACCACGCCCGAGGTCATCGCGAAGAAGGCGATCGCTGCGCCGGACAGCGGCCCCACCATGCCGCGCAGCTCGATGTGCAGGCGCTTCGCCCAGGCGGTGCGTTGCACCAGCACGCGCGTCCCGCGCACCGCGATCAGGGCCACGGTCACGCCCAGCAAGAGCGACAGGACGGTGCGGGCCAGCGTGCTCGGGAGCCAGGCGCCCAGCCAGGCGTCCTCGCTCGCCAGCCACAGGGGGCTCCGGCCAGCGAGCAGGGCCCACAGGGTGCCGGACGCGGCCAGCAGTCCGTAAACCAAGACTGCGGTACCCATGCGTCGGCTCAACACGAGCCGGCAAGGTACCAGGGGCCACCATGCCCGGCAACGCGCCGATTCGTGCATCCCCCTCACCGCGCGTGTTGACATGGACCGGCGGGGAGAACTATCAAGATCCCGATGCTCCCCCACGTCACGGCGCCGCGCTCCTCGTGGTCTCACGAAACCCGCTCCGCCATGGCGCGCTGCCGCACATGACGTCCAGCCCCTCGCCCAGCAACGATGCGCCGCGCTTGCTCGTGGTGGACGACGAGAAGGTCATCCGCGAGATCCTGGCCGACTTCCTGTCCATGGAGGGGTTTTGGGTGCGCACCGCCGAAGACGGCGCGGCCGCCCTGGTGGAGCTGTCCCGCACCCACTACGACCTGGTGCTCAGCGACCTGAAGATGCCCAACATGGGCGGGCTCGAGCTGTTGGAGTCCATCGCCAAGCACATGCCCAACGTGGTCACCGTGATCATGACGGGCTTCGGCACGGTCGAGACCGCCATCGACGCCATGAAGCGCGGCGCGTACGACTACATCCTCAAGCCGTTCAAGGTGGAGGAGGTGGTCCACACCATCCGCCGCGGGCTCGAGAAGCAGAAGCTGGCCGCTGAGAACATCCGCCTCAAGGAGGCGCTCTCGCTCTACAAGGTGAGCGAGGCCATCGCCAACAGCCTCTCGCTCGATCAGGTGCTGCGCACGGTCATGGACGCCGCGCTGCACGAGATCGAAGCCGACGTGGTGACCATCATCCTCGACAACGGCGAGGGCTCGTTCTTCGTGCGTGCCGAGGAGCGCAACCCGCGCTTCCGCCGCTTGGCGTCCACGGGCACCTTCGACGTGGAGGCCCTGCGCGAGCGCTTCAAGGACGACCGGCCGCTGCGCGAGCAGGGCACCTCGGCGCTGCAGTTCTACAACGGCGTGCCCGAGGTGGGTGACCCGGTGTCGCTCATCGTCACGCCGCTGCGCATCCGCGGGAAGCTCTCCGGCATGGTGTGCTGCGCCAGCTACACGGCCGGCAAGCGCTATGACGAGGGGCTCCGCAAGCTCCAGCAGATCATCACCAACCGCGCGTCGGCGGCCATCGAGAACGCCCACCTCTACGAGGACCTGCAGGCCACCTTCCGGCAGACCATCCGCGGCCTGGCCAGCGCCATCGACAAGATGGACCGCTACACGGCCGGCCATAGCGAGCGCGTGGCGGCCTACGCCCAGGTGCTGGCGCTCAAGCTGGGGCTGCCCCACGAGCAGGTGGAGATCGTCCGCCAGGCCGCGCTCATGCACGACATCGGCAAGATCGGCTGCGTGATGAACCTCAACAAGCCGGGCAAGCTGTCGCAGGAGGAGTACGAGGTCTTCAAGATGCACCCGGCCCACGGGCGGGACATCCTCGAGCCCATCTCGTTCCTGCACCCGCTCATCCCGGGGGTTCACCTGCACCACGAGCGCTGGGACGGCCTCGGTTATCCGCTGGGCCTCAAGGCGCAAGACATCCCGCTCATCGCGCGCATCATCAGCGTGGCCGACACCTACGACGCCATGACCAGCGACCGCGCATACCGCAAGGCGCTCCCGCACGAGGTGGCCACCAGCGAGATCAACCGCTGCACCGGATCGCAGTTCGACCCGGACGTGGCGCAGCTGTTCCTGAGCACGGTCGAGGACTACCGCTGCGACAGCGGCAACATCCAGATCATCATCCGCGAGATGGCGTAGCCACCCCGGCGGTGCTGCTCAGCGCAGCACCTGGGTGAGGGCGCGCGCGGGCTGGCTGGGCAGGGCCACATCGGCCGACCACACGGTGGCATCCGAGGGCGCGAGCCACTCGATGGTGCGCCGGGTGCCGTCTTGGAACACCACCGTGGTGGCCAGGCGCACGCGCCCACCGGCAGGGCCCGGCGGGTGCTCCACGTCGATGCGCGCGATGTAGCGGGCGTTGGGCAGCCCGCGATCGAGGGCGTGCGCGGGCGGACGCCGCCAGGCCACGGCTTCGCTGGCGTGCGCGTAGGTGACACGGGTGATGGTCTGGTGCGGCGGCTCGGCCGGGAACGGCGTGCGCTGTGTGGCGCGGGTGACCGGGTTGCCCAGCTCGTGGCAGCCGGCGCTGGCCAGCAGGGTGAGCCACAGCGTGAGCAGCACGGCGCGCGTGAGCCCGCCGCGTCTACCACGAAGATGCCGGCGGGGGCTGGTCATGAGGAGCGCAGCGCTGCCTCTTCGCACACGCTGGCCGCGATCTGCTTGAGCAGCTCGTCGGCGTCGCGGTCCATGTGGTCCAGGGCCGGACCCACCCGCACGCGCGCCAGCTCCACACAGGCCGTGGCCAGGTCCAGCTGGTGGCGGTTGCGCTCAGGACCGCGCTGCAGCACCGCCTGGGAGGTGGCGGCCAGCACGGCGGCCACGCCGAACAGGTCGATGGCCACGTCGGCCAGGCGCTGCTGCACGAACTGCCGGCGCCCGAGCGCGTCGCCGTGCTTCCGGGCGATGCGCTCCGTCTCGCTGCCGAAGCGCGCCACCAGCTCTTCGAAGATGACGCCTTCGCGGGCGAGGGCAGGGTGCACGCTGCCGAAGCGCTCGCGGGCGAAGCCGCGCCGGGCACGCTGGGCACGCAGCTCGCGCACCACCCCCAGGCCCTTCACGCGCTCCCGCAGCGACGAGGGCTGGGCGTGCACGCGCTCGTCCGTGCGCTCGAGGCCGGCCAGCGCGATGAAGCTGCGCAGCACGTCGTGGCTGCCGCCGTAGACCATCATGGCGCGAGCGTCGCGCAGGTGGCGCTCGAACGGGTAGTCCGTGAGCGTTCCCATGCCGCCCGCCAGGTCCAGCGCGGAGATGGCCACCTGCTGGTACATCTCGGCGGCCAGCACCTTGCAGATGGCGGCCTCGATGCCGCAGTCCGGCTGGTCGGCCGCGCCGGGGGCCTCCATCCAGCCCGCGGTGAGCTTGGTGGCGCAGCTGGCCGTGTAGAGCGCGCAGGACATGTGCGCGATGCGCGACTGCACCATGCCGAAGTCTTTGATGGGCCGCCCGAAGGCGCGCCGCGACGACACGCGCTCCACGGCCTGCGAGAGGGCACCGCGCGCTGCGCCCACGCACGCGGCGGCCAGCTCCACGCGCGCCGCGTCTTGCGTCTCCATGGCCAGCCGGAAGCCCTCGCCACGGGGTCCGAGGGCGGCCTCGGGACCCAGCGGCACCGACTCGAACGAGATGGCGCCGAGGCCCGCGCCGCGCAGGCCCACGAAGCCACGCGCTGGACCGCGCGCGGTGCCCTCGCCGTTGGGGATGATGTACGCGCTCAGCTCGCCGGGGCGCTCGTCCTCGCGTCGCGCGAAGACCACGAAGACGTCTGCATAGCGGCCGTTGGTCACGTAGTGCTTGGTGCCGTCCAGCACCAGCACGCCGTCTCGCTCGAGCACGCGCGTGCCCAGCGCCGCCGCGTCGCTGCCCGTGAGCGGCTCGGCCAGCGCGAACGCACCCATGGCGTCACCGCGCGCCATCCGCGGAAGCCACTCCGCCCGCTGGGCGGGAGTCCCTCCACGGGCGATGGCGCGGCCCGCCAGCCCGTTGTGCGCCACCAGCGCTGCGGCCACCGTGAGGTCCAGCCCACCCACGGTCTCGTAGTAGGCCACCGAGGCGGGCAGCGCGAGCCCCGCGCCGCCGTGCTCCTTCGGCAGCGTCACGCCAAGCGCGCCGGCGCTGGCCAAGCTGGCCCGCACCTCGGCGGAGATGCCGCCGTCCTGGTCGATGGCTTTGCTCTGCAGCGCACTGCGGCCCACGTCGCGCACGCGGCTCTCGAGGTGCGCCAGCGCCTCGCGCTGCCCCGGCGCGATGTCCGGGAAGGGCACGAGCAAGTCGTCCTGGATGACGCCCTCGAAGAGAGGCCGCATGAAGCTCGAAGGGCGCTCGCTCATGACGGCAACCATGCCTGCTCGACGGGCTGTCTGCCAGCCGCGTGGGTGGACCAAGACCTATGGAGCGGTGGTCGGTGACATTCGCCGTGCCCACCGCCTCAACGGGAGCGCCAACACCAAGCCAGCCCCCACTCCGAGCAGGTCATCGACGACATCGCTGAGCCTGGGAGTCCGCCCGGGCACCCAGTGCTGCACGATCTCGGTGACGATGCTCAGCGCCAACATGCAGAGTGCCGAGCGCCACCAAGGGGCGCGTGGCCAGAGACACGCCAAGCCCCACGTGGTACCCGCGAAGAGGACGACGTGGGTCAGGTCGAGCCCGGCTGTCGAGTTCGAATCGAGCCAGAGCAACGGCCGACCGATCCATGCGTAGTCACTGCGGAGCCAGGCCATCGTGCTGGGCGGAAGCGTGACCGCCACGATGGGAAGAAGCACGGTGAGCCCCAGGAGTAGCCATCGAAGCGTGTGGGTGGGGCGTGTCATCGTCTGCAATTCGTACCCTGCCGGGTGCCCTTCAGCGTCACGAAGTGCGAAAACGTGCCCATGGCCGCGAAGAAGAAAGCCAACACCGCGAAGTCCGCCGCCCCGCAGCCCAAGGGCGCGGTTCGTTTCGAAGCCACCGTGGAAGCGACCAGCGTCGGCCGCGCCATCCTCCGGTTGCCAGCCCCGGCCAGCAAGCAGCTCCCCTCGCGCGGACAGGTCGCCGTGGACGGGCTCGTCGGGGGACACGCGTTCCAGACGGTGGTCGAGCCCGATGGCGACTTCGGCCACTGGATGAGCTTGGACCCCGAGCTGCAGGCGGCCATCGGCCTCGGTCCTGGTGACACGGCCAGCGTCCAGGTGGAGCCGTCTTCCGCATGGCCCGAGCCCGAGGTCCCGAAGGACCTGAAGAAGGCGCTGTCCGCTGCTCCCACCGAGGTTCGCGAGCTGTGGACGACCATCACTCCGATGGCCCGCTGGGAGTGGGTGCGCTGGGTCAACGAGACCAAGGTCGCGGCTACGCGGCAGCGGCGCGTGGAGGTCAGCATCTCGAAGCTGAGCGACGGCAAGCGGCGCCCGTGCTGCTTCAACCTGGCGGCCTGCACCGACCCCGACCTCGCGAAGAGCGGAAAGCTCGCCGTGCGCTGACACGCACCGGTGGTTGCCTCGGCACTTCGCGCATCACGACCGGATGATAGCGGGGTCGCGACGTCACTGGCTCCTGTGGTAGAAGGGTCGAATGCATCGATGGGTACTCGTGGTCTTGCTGTGCCTGGCCGGCTGTGCATCCAGCCGCATGAACGAGTGGTATGCGGGGGCGCTCTCCTCGGATGGTGCCGCTGGGGGGTACATCGAGACACGTCGCGGCGTTCGGATCGCCTACCGGGGATCGCCGGGGGACTTCCTTCCGGGCTGGACCACGGACAACCTCTACTTCGACTCCGAGCAGAGAATCTGGCGCCTGAAGCGCACCGATGACTATGTCGTGTTGAACGTGTTCGACCTCGATGGGGATGACCGTCCGGACAAGCGTCGCTGGGACCTCATCTATGACCTGCGCCTCATCCATGACGCTTCGGGCGGCGTCATCTGGGTTCAGTCGGTGCCGGTCTCGACCTTGTTGGGGCGGAGAGACATCGACGTCGTGCTGTTCGACTATCTGGATGCCGTCGGAGGTGCGGCCTTCCGGGGCTTGGGGTCTGGGCGGTCCTTCGGTTCCACGGGGATTCGGGTCGACGACAACCCCGCGCTCATCAGCGGGATGGCCGCTCATGCGGCGACCCTCGAAATGGGGGATGCCGACCGGGTGCAGATGGATCCCACCGCGCGCGAGGCGCGAGCACGAATCATCCTCGTTCGCACCCCCTACACCGACTCGGGGTCGACCGATGGCCAGCCGGGGCCCCTGCCAGTCCTCATGCTCTTGGGCTATTGGAACCGGCCAGAGCGCTATGAAGCGGGCCTCGCGGACTTCGAAGCGCTCGTGCGAGGCATCACCATCCAAGGCAGCCCGGACACCAGTGCTTTCGAGGGCATCCTGCCGGTTGCTGGCGTGCCGCCCTCCTGACTGCCAGCGGCGCCGTGGCGTGCGCCACACGCCGGGCCCGACTATCGAGTCGACCTAGATGTCCGGCGCACGCCCGCCGACCCTCTCGCAGCGGCGCGTGGCCGAGGCTCCCGACCCAGCCACGCGCGCTCTCCCCACGGGCACGGAAACGCCTCGGGCTTCGTCAGGATCCACAGCAAGGGGACCAATGGCGGCGCCTCGGGCGTGGGGCCATCTCCGTCGGTGAAGTACACGATGCCCTCGATTCGCTGAGCGGCGAGGACGGGGTCGTCGAAGATCGGCCGCAGGTCGGTGCCGCCGCGGCCCATCACGTCCTCGAGCACGCCCGCCCACGGGTAGACGCGCGCGACGCGTGTGTCGCACTCCGCGACGGTCAGTGTCGCGTGCTCGGAGAGCGCCTTCAGCTGACGCGCCACCTCGGCGAGCTCGGGGAGGCTCATGCTCATGGAGGTGTCGATTGCCACGAGGAGCCGGGGCTTGCAGAGCACGCGCGGGGAGTAGGTCCTGCCGGGGATCTCGCCGACACGGCCCGGGAAGCGGCGGTTGGGGCGCGCGTAGGTGTGCACGGGTGCCCGTGCGCGCGCCGCGAACATGCGGAGCGCCGTCTTCCAGTCGAGGAAGCGCTCGGCGCGGCCCAGCACGCCGGTGAGCGCTTCGATCAGGCTGCCGGGATCCTTCCCCGCGCAGAGCAGGCCCTCTACCGGGTCGCTACCGCCGGGGTGTTGCTCGCGAGCCTCCGCCGCCGCGCGTGTGATGAGCTGCCGGGTCTGCTCGAGAGCGCCTGGTTCGGGGTCGCCCCGTCGCAGGTAGCGGTGGTCGTCGGCGAGCTCGCCTGCGCTCTTCGCGGTGCTGCCGTCGACGAGGCGCTCATAGCGTTCGAGGGTGCTCTGTCCCGCGCGCAGGCCGAGCGAGGCGTAGGGCTGCCACGTGATCGGATCGGGGAGCGGCTCCTCGATGTATTCGTTCGCCGACATTTCGATGGCGAGGTCCATGAGGTCGACGTCGCAGACGCCGTGGAAGCGCGGGTGCGTCAGGTGCCCGAGGACCACGTGATGGACCTCGTGCAGGAGGACGCCGAGCAGGTACTGCGGCTCGCTCAGGAAGGCATCCACGTTGACGTGCAGGTAGAAGCGGCCGGCGCTCACCGAGACGGCCATGCGCTTGACCGAGGGATCCGCGACCGGCTGCATCTGCCCCAGGATGGCGGCGTAGAACGGGTAGCGCGCGAGGAACGCTGGCGCCTGCACGAACGCTCCGAGCCACGCGTCGATCTCGCTCCGCTCCTTCATTGCGGGCGAATCGGTGTGATGCCGAGCGTCTTCATCGTGTCTACGAGCGGCAGCGCCCAGCGCTCCTTGAGCTGCGGCAAGAGCTGTCCGAGGCACGTCCGGACGACGTTGCTCTTCCGCAGGTCGGTGCCCTTGGCTTGCTGTGTGAGGTGCGCGCGCAGCGCCGTGACCGCCAGACCGGCTCGGTGCTGCCGGAGCGGATCCGCCTTCCACGCCAGGATCTTCTTCTCGGCAGCGCTCCCCGCGTAGTTCTGGAGCAGCTCGGCGGGCGTCACATCGACGAGTGACGTCGCCGTCGGGTTGTGGCCGAGCGCATCTTGCAGCCGCTCGCGCTGGTCACCGGGGAGGTCTGCGAGCAGCGCCTCGAACGAGGCGAGCGAGAGCTGCTTCTGCGCGACGAGCACGCCGGCCTCGGGCCCCTCGAGCAGGCGCGCGAGCCGCGTCGACAGCTCGTCGAGCCGGTCGGTCTGGCCGCGCTCACGGTAGCCTTTGATCTCGAGCGCGAGCGGCGAGCGCGGCGCGTAGTCGGTCAGCAGCGCGCGCACGTCGAAGGGCAGCTGGCTGGACCACTTGTCTCGGCCGTTGGCGAGCAGCTCCACCCACGTGGCGGGCAGGTAACCGCCGAGCGCGTCGCGCAGGAGCGAGCCATCGGCGGTCTCCTCCGGTGTGAGCGCGTCGAGGATCTGCGA is a window encoding:
- a CDS encoding acyl-CoA dehydrogenase family protein gives rise to the protein MSERPSSFMRPLFEGVIQDDLLVPFPDIAPGQREALAHLESRVRDVGRSALQSKAIDQDGGISAEVRASLASAGALGVTLPKEHGGAGLALPASVAYYETVGGLDLTVAAALVAHNGLAGRAIARGGTPAQRAEWLPRMARGDAMGAFALAEPLTGSDAAALGTRVLERDGVLVLDGTKHYVTNGRYADVFVVFARREDERPGELSAYIIPNGEGTARGPARGFVGLRGAGLGAISFESVPLGPEAALGPRGEGFRLAMETQDAARVELAAACVGAARGALSQAVERVSSRRAFGRPIKDFGMVQSRIAHMSCALYTASCATKLTAGWMEAPGAADQPDCGIEAAICKVLAAEMYQQVAISALDLAGGMGTLTDYPFERHLRDARAMMVYGGSHDVLRSFIALAGLERTDERVHAQPSSLRERVKGLGVVRELRAQRARRGFARERFGSVHPALAREGVIFEELVARFGSETERIARKHGDALGRRQFVQQRLADVAIDLFGVAAVLAATSQAVLQRGPERNRHQLDLATACVELARVRVGPALDHMDRDADELLKQIAASVCEEAALRSS
- a CDS encoding GGDEF domain-containing protein translates to MDSDIKTRVTPLEDLKLPVKEGQDCLVIIYSSDARQFGKRYLLTAETVSIGRGSENEVVLENDAVSRKHAVIEKRSRAYYVQDLESTNGTYVNDALVRDYQLRRGDQIKIGDTIMKFLSGSDMEAQYHETIYKMTIVDGLTGVNNKRFFLDAMDREIPRARRHQRPLSLVMMDLDHFKGINDTFGHLAGDFVLKEFAQLVKARLRPDDILARYGGEEFAVILPETDREGAHKIADELRALVAAHRFEFEREPVRVTLSCGVAQLAEGWDVLHFVKAADDRLYFAKNSGRDRVAS
- a CDS encoding SMI1/KNR4 family protein, with protein sequence MHRGVRQFLKWVGANRATLTLNPPASNAELRALEQTLGGPLPSDLRLILTRFNGGELPVGKMLPVGLEPGTIGAAVRDYAQAVKKDFLDPELLLPFCQTAEGSLLAFDRSAGPVSDTWPIVDYYPDTGEERMIHRTMDGWCQTCVNEWESGDFGAEFTLDVYLRKGERHVNVEPDVATAYASVAHARKRAGMPEESMKAYLAAARCVPPLPWCDWEALKIAVLIDKRAEAYEASSRLAARAPSSAWEQRETTPLWVAQVVAPLARRTGSPSRWVRMLSQLEEAADDDERPDVHAIRMAIETGGPFPPLDPLREEPLVPPQPDLDAWFTAVKRSYHAGVVRDEDLLLEPSMAPLRERYPLGDCLRARRDF
- a CDS encoding DUF1905 domain-containing protein — encoded protein: MAAKKKANTAKSAAPQPKGAVRFEATVEATSVGRAILRLPAPASKQLPSRGQVAVDGLVGGHAFQTVVEPDGDFGHWMSLDPELQAAIGLGPGDTASVQVEPSSAWPEPEVPKDLKKALSAAPTEVRELWTTITPMARWEWVRWVNETKVAATRQRRVEVSISKLSDGKRRPCCFNLAACTDPDLAKSGKLAVR
- a CDS encoding AAA family ATPase, with product MPKAEPPETRPLAIPIGPRLEAVLEVAYRARRAVLLEGPTGIGKSEIVRRVAERLGIETVVLDLSLLEPPDLVGLPIIASGRTTYAVPRILPEGGAGILMLEELNRAERYIQQPALQLLTARRLHEYTLPEGWVCFAAVNPETADYQVTPLDRALRARFMNLSVRADRAAWLAWAQVSAVHPAIIALAQSHERILDDVPPRTWTYASQILDALTPEETADGSLLRDALGGYLPATWVELLANGRDKWSSQLPFDVRALLTDYAPRSPLALEIKGYRERGQTDRLDELSTRLARLLEGPEAGVLVAQKQLSLASFEALLADLPGDQRERLQDALGHNPTATSLVDVTPAELLQNYAGSAAEKKILAWKADPLRQHRAGLAVTALRAHLTQQAKGTDLRKSNVVRTCLGQLLPQLKERWALPLVDTMKTLGITPIRPQ
- a CDS encoding response regulator, yielding MTSSPSPSNDAPRLLVVDDEKVIREILADFLSMEGFWVRTAEDGAAALVELSRTHYDLVLSDLKMPNMGGLELLESIAKHMPNVVTVIMTGFGTVETAIDAMKRGAYDYILKPFKVEEVVHTIRRGLEKQKLAAENIRLKEALSLYKVSEAIANSLSLDQVLRTVMDAALHEIEADVVTIILDNGEGSFFVRAEERNPRFRRLASTGTFDVEALRERFKDDRPLREQGTSALQFYNGVPEVGDPVSLIVTPLRIRGKLSGMVCCASYTAGKRYDEGLRKLQQIITNRASAAIENAHLYEDLQATFRQTIRGLASAIDKMDRYTAGHSERVAAYAQVLALKLGLPHEQVEIVRQAALMHDIGKIGCVMNLNKPGKLSQEEYEVFKMHPAHGRDILEPISFLHPLIPGVHLHHERWDGLGYPLGLKAQDIPLIARIISVADTYDAMTSDRAYRKALPHEVATSEINRCTGSQFDPDVAQLFLSTVEDYRCDSGNIQIIIREMA
- a CDS encoding CPBP family intramembrane metalloprotease; this translates as MGTAVLVYGLLAASGTLWALLAGRSPLWLASEDAWLGAWLPSTLARTVLSLLLGVTVALIAVRGTRVLVQRTAWAKRLHIELRGMVGPLSGAAIAFFAMTSGVVEELFFRGAMQPAFGLLLTSLVFGAVHVGPTRAFLPWTLWAAIMGAVFGLLYALTGSLLGPIAAHVLINYENMHYLVSYDPVTVARERRITPEAPTLVGAPVRTGGRPTPTRER
- a CDS encoding VanZ family protein, with translation MTRPTHTLRWLLLGLTVLLPIVAVTLPPSTMAWLRSDYAWIGRPLLWLDSNSTAGLDLTHVVLFAGTTWGLACLWPRAPWWRSALCMLALSIVTEIVQHWVPGRTPRLSDVVDDLLGVGAGLVLALPLRRWARRMSPTTAP